The following coding sequences lie in one Deltaproteobacteria bacterium genomic window:
- the atpH gene encoding ATP synthase F1 subunit delta has protein sequence MIGQVLARRYARAIMDLATEKGLVGEIGEDLKNIASLFTTSPDLENVFSDPTVPHAAKEKVLNSIFEKINVRELAGRFVSVLLEKNRIDGIGEIAEAYQHLYDLEENRIRARVVVAAPLGDRDTKRVHDALSKLSGKEIVLQVEVDESIVGGMVAYVGGRVYDGSISNQLQQIKDTLSTGR, from the coding sequence GTGATCGGTCAAGTTCTCGCAAGGCGTTATGCCCGGGCAATAATGGATCTGGCGACGGAAAAGGGTCTTGTCGGCGAGATCGGGGAGGACCTGAAAAACATCGCGAGTCTCTTTACCACCAGCCCCGATCTGGAAAATGTCTTCTCCGATCCAACCGTTCCCCATGCCGCAAAGGAGAAAGTCCTCAACAGTATCTTCGAAAAGATCAACGTCAGGGAGTTGGCCGGAAGGTTCGTGTCGGTACTGCTTGAAAAGAACAGGATCGACGGGATCGGCGAAATTGCGGAAGCATACCAGCATCTTTACGATCTGGAAGAAAACCGTATCAGAGCGAGGGTGGTCGTTGCCGCGCCTCTTGGCGATCGTGATACGAAAAGGGTCCATGACGCGCTTTCTAAACTTTCGGGCAAGGAAATCGTCCTGCAGGTTGAGGTTGACGAGAGCATTGTGGGAGGAATGGTGGCCTACGTTGGGGGCCGGGTTTACGACGGAAGCATAAGCAATCAGCTGCAGCAGATAAAAGATACCCTAAGCACGGGGAGATAG
- a CDS encoding F0F1 ATP synthase subunit alpha, which produces MRIRAEEITEIIKKQIEGFEKSIDVKETGIVLSTGDGIARVHGLENAMAGELVELPGEVFGMILNLEEDNVGIVLFGEYQLIKEGDIVKRTGRIVEVPVGEGLLGRVVNPLGQPIDGKGPIETDATRLVEVIAPGIVKRQPVKEPLQTGLKSVDSMIPIGRGQRELIIGDRQTGKTAIAIDTIINQKTAADPVICIYVAIGQKESTVARVVADLEERGAMDYTIVVSASASEPAPLLFISPFAGCAMGEYFRDKGEHALLIYDDLSKHAVAYRQMSLLLRRPPGREAYPGDVFYLHSRLLERAAKLNDEMGGGSLTALPIIETQAGDVSAYIPTNVISITDGQIFLESDLFYSGVRPAINVGISVSRVGGAAQVRAMRQVAGRLRLELAQYREMAAFAQFGSDLDKTTQRQLARGERLVEVLKQDQYVPMPVEKQVLTIFSATNGYLDDYPVEVIGKYAEEMVRFMENRHPRILKDIKEKGKLDDDLQATMKNALDEFKNEFVYE; this is translated from the coding sequence ATGCGAATCAGAGCGGAAGAGATCACCGAGATAATCAAGAAGCAGATCGAAGGGTTCGAGAAATCCATCGATGTAAAGGAAACCGGAATCGTCCTGTCTACCGGCGATGGCATCGCCCGGGTGCATGGCCTTGAAAACGCCATGGCCGGAGAGCTCGTGGAGCTGCCCGGCGAAGTCTTCGGAATGATTCTGAACCTGGAGGAGGATAACGTCGGCATCGTTCTTTTTGGTGAGTACCAACTCATCAAAGAGGGCGACATCGTCAAACGTACCGGCCGGATCGTAGAAGTGCCGGTCGGCGAGGGGCTGTTGGGCAGGGTTGTCAATCCTCTGGGGCAGCCAATAGACGGGAAGGGGCCCATCGAGACCGATGCCACCCGCCTGGTCGAGGTTATCGCGCCAGGTATTGTCAAGAGGCAGCCGGTCAAGGAACCGCTCCAGACAGGTTTGAAATCGGTTGACTCCATGATTCCCATCGGCCGCGGTCAGAGGGAGCTGATCATCGGTGACCGTCAGACGGGCAAGACCGCTATCGCCATCGATACCATTATCAACCAGAAAACCGCCGCAGACCCCGTGATCTGTATCTATGTTGCCATCGGGCAGAAAGAATCCACAGTAGCGCGGGTTGTCGCCGACCTGGAGGAGCGCGGTGCCATGGATTACACCATCGTGGTTTCCGCCTCCGCGAGCGAGCCGGCGCCTCTTCTGTTTATCTCGCCATTTGCAGGATGCGCCATGGGAGAGTATTTCCGAGACAAAGGGGAGCACGCTCTCCTTATATATGACGATCTTTCCAAACACGCTGTTGCCTATCGGCAGATGTCCCTTCTCCTAAGACGGCCTCCGGGGCGCGAGGCATATCCCGGAGATGTTTTTTACCTGCACTCCAGGCTGCTGGAGCGAGCTGCCAAGTTAAACGATGAGATGGGTGGAGGTTCACTGACGGCGCTCCCGATAATCGAGACCCAGGCCGGAGATGTTTCGGCATATATCCCCACAAACGTCATCTCCATTACCGATGGACAGATTTTCCTGGAGTCGGATCTGTTCTACTCAGGGGTCCGCCCCGCCATCAATGTTGGTATTTCGGTCTCCCGGGTAGGTGGGGCGGCGCAGGTCAGAGCAATGCGGCAGGTCGCAGGTCGACTGCGCCTGGAATTGGCCCAGTACAGGGAAATGGCGGCTTTCGCCCAGTTCGGATCCGACCTTGACAAGACGACCCAGAGGCAGCTCGCACGCGGTGAACGACTGGTGGAGGTGCTCAAACAGGACCAATATGTTCCCATGCCGGTGGAAAAGCAGGTTCTGACCATCTTCTCAGCGACAAACGGGTATCTTGACGACTATCCTGTGGAGGTTATCGGCAAGTATGCTGAGGAGATGGTGCGTTTTATGGAAAACCGCCACCCTCGCATTCTCAAGGATATCAAAGAAAAAGGAAAGCTCGACGATGACCTTCAGGCCACGATGAAAAACGCCCTCGATGAGTTCAAAAACGAGTTCGTCTACGAATAG
- the atpE gene encoding ATP synthase F0 subunit C, with translation MDGISGAELIRAAALLGAGISMGFGAIGPGVGEGFAAGKACEAIGKNPDEAGLLTRTMLVGQAVSESTGIYALVVALLLIFVVKG, from the coding sequence ATGGATGGAATAAGCGGAGCGGAATTGATCAGAGCGGCAGCCTTACTCGGCGCGGGCATCTCCATGGGGTTCGGCGCCATAGGCCCGGGCGTCGGTGAGGGTTTTGCGGCCGGCAAGGCCTGCGAGGCTATCGGTAAAAACCCGGATGAGGCCGGACTCCTTACGCGAACCATGCTGGTGGGACAGGCTGTTTCCGAGTCCACCGGGATCTACGCCCTCGTGGTAGCCCTTCTCCTCATCTTCGTAGTCAAGGGATAG
- the atpF gene encoding F0F1 ATP synthase subunit B, which produces MSKRTVRTLLLVACCLMIPAVSMAAGGEGADGGGGGRAIYDLVMRFVNFAILLGVLIYFTRKPIVEGIKGSIESIRKLLNEAEVSRKEAEIKMKEAEERLARVDQETEALIQAAKKESEIEKERILREAEMAVERLKKEAKLSIRQELKKSQEILRKEVADTAVTIAEEIIRKKITPEDHHRFVDEYLNDLEAVKQ; this is translated from the coding sequence ATGTCAAAAAGAACAGTCCGGACCCTCCTGCTGGTAGCCTGCTGTCTTATGATCCCCGCCGTCTCCATGGCTGCGGGAGGTGAAGGTGCCGATGGGGGTGGAGGCGGGCGGGCGATTTACGATCTTGTCATGCGGTTCGTGAACTTTGCCATCCTGCTCGGGGTCCTTATATATTTTACACGTAAACCTATTGTGGAGGGCATCAAGGGGAGCATAGAATCGATCCGCAAGCTTCTCAATGAGGCCGAGGTGTCCAGAAAAGAGGCCGAGATCAAGATGAAAGAGGCCGAGGAGCGCCTGGCGCGGGTGGATCAGGAGACGGAGGCGCTTATCCAGGCCGCCAAGAAGGAAAGTGAAATCGAAAAGGAAAGGATCCTGCGCGAAGCGGAGATGGCGGTGGAAAGGCTCAAGAAAGAGGCCAAGCTGTCCATCCGGCAGGAACTGAAGAAATCGCAGGAGATTCTGAGGAAAGAGGTCGCCGACACAGCCGTGACTATCGCAGAGGAGATCATACGGAAAAAGATAACCCCGGAGGATCACCATAGGTTTGTTGACGAATATCTGAATGATCTGGAGGCAGTCAAGCAGTGA
- a CDS encoding ATP synthase F0 subunit B encodes MVSINFTLFVQLANFLILLVVLNFLLFKPILRVLDEREKLVKDAAEIKERLSGLADENIARYESQLLSAKQESMSIRTASRSEALGEFRKILQDTKEENAKELDIARKTLAAQAEESRTVLKTEAENLADKVAAKLLGHNMGGRA; translated from the coding sequence TTGGTTAGCATCAACTTCACCTTATTTGTCCAGCTGGCTAACTTCCTGATTCTGCTGGTTGTTCTCAACTTCCTGCTATTCAAGCCGATTCTCCGGGTGCTTGATGAACGTGAGAAGCTCGTGAAGGACGCGGCGGAGATCAAGGAACGGTTAAGCGGGCTGGCGGATGAAAACATTGCCAGATACGAATCACAACTCCTGTCCGCCAAGCAGGAATCCATGTCCATAAGGACGGCTTCCCGGAGCGAGGCGCTTGGTGAATTCCGCAAGATTCTTCAGGACACCAAGGAGGAAAATGCAAAGGAGCTTGATATCGCCCGAAAAACATTGGCTGCCCAGGCCGAGGAATCCAGAACAGTGCTCAAGACGGAGGCAGAGAACCTGGCCGACAAGGTCGCCGCAAAGCTGTTGGGCCATAACATGGGAGGAAGGGCGTGA